From a single Paenibacillus sp. FSL W8-0426 genomic region:
- a CDS encoding shikimate kinase, with amino-acid sequence MSKSNNIILIGMMGTGKSTVAEMLANELGYQLVDLDAEVEKEEGCTIPEMFADKGEVYFRDAESRVLRNVLASESQVIATGGGIVLRQDNCDEMSGQGWVVALTADPEAIVERIGGSDHRPLLAGNAEERIRTIMQERKDAYLFAHHTVDTTELSAAEVTRLILAHYRV; translated from the coding sequence TTGAGCAAGTCGAACAATATTATTCTTATCGGCATGATGGGTACCGGCAAGTCAACCGTGGCGGAGATGCTGGCAAATGAGCTTGGTTATCAGCTGGTAGATCTGGATGCCGAGGTAGAGAAAGAGGAAGGCTGTACGATTCCCGAGATGTTTGCAGACAAGGGAGAAGTGTATTTCCGGGATGCGGAAAGCCGGGTGCTCCGCAATGTGCTCGCGAGCGAATCACAGGTCATCGCTACGGGCGGCGGCATCGTGCTGCGCCAGGATAACTGTGACGAGATGTCAGGACAAGGCTGGGTTGTCGCCTTGACGGCCGATCCCGAAGCCATTGTCGAACGCATCGGCGGCTCAGACCATCGTCCGCTGCTTGCCGGCAATGCGGAGGAACGAATTCGTACCATTATGCAGGAGCGGAAAGACGCGTACCTTTTCGCACATCACACCGTGGATACAACCGAGCTATCCGCCGCTGAAGTGACCCGTTTAATTTTAGCGCATTACCGCGTCTAA